A stretch of the Desulfobacter sp. genome encodes the following:
- a CDS encoding alkaline phosphatase family protein: MIRFLFNLLICCVVITCPGCRPDQSPAVTNKNKGEPNYILIVSIDALHPEALSQTQSPNIYSLMKKGRYTLKGQSTVPPLTLLSHAAMFTGTGPEVGRMDNSWQPGEKTVTGPTIFTDAKSRGFTTAFFYAKQKLGYLVSRDVDTHQLDRDFTVELADSFFKNTDPKKFCFLHISGLDRVGPIAGWLSPEYMEELFFIDKSLGPLIEQVISHPGYLIIIISDHAGHGTIHGSDHPDDAKLPLVMMSDIADLEPYQGISFYVTDLRSLLKKILGV; encoded by the coding sequence ATGATTCGATTTTTATTCAACTTGCTGATTTGCTGTGTTGTGATCACTTGTCCGGGGTGCAGGCCGGATCAATCCCCTGCTGTCACAAATAAAAATAAGGGAGAGCCGAATTATATACTCATCGTTTCCATTGATGCCCTGCACCCGGAGGCCTTAAGCCAAACCCAATCCCCCAATATTTATTCTCTCATGAAAAAAGGGAGGTATACCCTTAAAGGGCAGAGCACGGTTCCTCCCCTGACCCTTTTAAGCCATGCCGCCATGTTCACAGGCACAGGGCCAGAGGTCGGAAGAATGGATAACTCCTGGCAGCCGGGGGAAAAGACCGTTACCGGGCCAACCATTTTCACTGACGCAAAATCCAGGGGATTTACAACCGCTTTCTTTTACGCCAAGCAAAAGCTGGGCTACCTGGTATCCAGGGATGTGGATACCCATCAGTTGGATCGGGATTTTACCGTTGAGCTTGCTGATTCTTTTTTTAAAAACACTGACCCAAAAAAATTTTGTTTCCTTCATATCAGCGGGCTTGACCGGGTTGGGCCGATAGCCGGCTGGCTGTCACCAGAATACATGGAAGAACTATTTTTCATAGACAAAAGCCTAGGACCCTTGATTGAACAGGTTATTTCTCACCCCGGTTATCTCATTATCATCATCAGCGACCATGCCGGGCACGGTACGATTCACGGCAGTGACCACCCGGATGACGCTAAGCTTCCTTTGGTAATGATGTCCGATATTGCAGACCTTGAGCCTTACCAGGGTATTTCTTTTTATGTTACAGATCTTAGATCCTTGCTGAAAAAAATTCTGGGAGTATAG
- a CDS encoding sulfite exporter TauE/SafE family protein, whose translation MESHILIIVFLAFGLSFLFALGGVGSAVVLIPALSWVGVPFNLARPTGLFVNCVSMLGATWSNFREKKLDVRLGLPIIASSIVMAPVGAWAGHFLPTQTLLIIFIGFLFFSGSMMIFFKGSKYADQYRKDRPVSGPLGVGVLAGFVSGLLGVGGGGIISPLMVIQGFNPKKVAMVTAFSVPFSSFSAFVTYAAMGSVSVKILVFAGLAAWTGGYMGTRVMQKKMTPQSVKRLLCCVLILIGIKFLWTMA comes from the coding sequence ATGGAATCTCATATTCTTATTATTGTTTTTCTTGCATTCGGTTTAAGTTTCCTTTTTGCTCTGGGAGGTGTGGGGTCGGCTGTTGTTCTCATTCCCGCTTTATCCTGGGTCGGTGTTCCCTTTAACCTGGCCCGGCCCACAGGGCTCTTTGTCAACTGCGTGAGCATGCTCGGGGCCACCTGGTCCAATTTCAGGGAAAAAAAGCTGGACGTACGCTTGGGCCTTCCCATCATTGCCTCATCCATTGTAATGGCACCCGTGGGCGCCTGGGCCGGCCATTTTTTGCCCACACAAACCCTGCTGATAATTTTCATCGGTTTTTTATTCTTTTCCGGTTCCATGATGATTTTTTTCAAGGGTTCAAAATATGCAGACCAATACCGAAAAGACCGTCCGGTTTCAGGCCCCTTGGGTGTCGGCGTACTGGCCGGGTTTGTCTCAGGGCTTCTTGGTGTTGGCGGGGGCGGCATTATTTCGCCCCTGATGGTGATCCAGGGATTCAACCCAAAGAAAGTGGCCATGGTCACAGCATTTTCAGTGCCTTTTTCATCGTTTTCGGCATTTGTAACCTATGCTGCCATGGGATCGGTGTCCGTTAAAATTCTTGTTTTTGCAGGGCTGGCGGCCTGGACCGGGGGATATATGGGCACCCGGGTCATGCAAAAAAAGATGACGCCCCAAAGCGTTAAGCGGCTGCTATGCTGCGTTTTAATACTTATCGGGATCAAGTTTTTATGGACCATGGCCTAG
- a CDS encoding rhodanese-like domain-containing protein yields MNDLNQVFKEMDFQFFGSGEHGMSIEGMRKVLGNDHFLFLDVRTHEEVKYHSFPFALNIPLNELPDRLGEVPMDKFVITFCSSVFRGAMAYTYLLANGYEEVKGLTASSEDMALAFKPGPLAKM; encoded by the coding sequence ATGAACGATCTGAATCAGGTATTTAAGGAAATGGATTTTCAGTTTTTCGGGTCCGGCGAGCACGGCATGAGCATCGAAGGGATGCGCAAGGTGCTCGGCAACGATCATTTTCTCTTCCTGGATGTCCGAACCCACGAGGAGGTCAAATATCATTCTTTCCCCTTTGCACTGAACATTCCTCTAAATGAACTGCCGGACCGGCTGGGTGAGGTCCCTATGGATAAATTTGTCATCACCTTTTGCTCCTCGGTATTCCGGGGGGCCATGGCCTACACATATCTTTTGGCCAACGGATATGAAGAAGTAAAGGGACTGACGGCCTCTTCCGAGGATATGGCCCTGGCATTCAAGCCCGGTCCTCTGGCCAAAATGTAA
- a CDS encoding Fe-S cluster protein: MLLKNYSLEIFKSKCQADAKGVHCFAHLQQDVSKVLPYLNTVLGGFEYLQNPPTVTFRAQGKLITVHGNKIAVNALKDEIEARKIVEWLKNEINAAWEDKENIEPSTQGMPKPGIIEILKLLPKTNCKDCGDPTCMVFATKVAEGAKGGQDCPGMSPPQRDKLSRYMKQFNLDY; encoded by the coding sequence ATGCTTTTAAAAAATTACAGCCTTGAGATATTCAAATCAAAATGCCAGGCCGATGCAAAAGGCGTGCATTGTTTTGCCCATCTTCAACAGGATGTCAGCAAGGTTCTTCCATACCTTAACACCGTCCTCGGCGGATTTGAATACCTGCAAAACCCGCCGACAGTCACCTTCCGGGCCCAGGGCAAATTGATTACCGTCCATGGCAATAAAATTGCCGTCAATGCCTTAAAAGATGAAATCGAAGCCCGGAAAATTGTCGAATGGCTAAAAAATGAAATCAATGCGGCCTGGGAGGACAAAGAGAACATCGAGCCCAGTACTCAAGGAATGCCCAAGCCGGGTATTATTGAAATTTTAAAGCTACTGCCCAAAACCAACTGCAAAGATTGCGGGGACCCAACATGCATGGTTTTTGCCACAAAGGTGGCTGAAGGGGCAAAAGGGGGGCAGGATTGCCCTGGGATGAGTCCACCACAGCGAGATAAATTATCCCGGTATATGAAACAGTTCAATCTGGACTATTAA
- a CDS encoding cytochrome C biosynthesis protein, translated as MLDSIFLTVNQWMTGGAAIAAAGCFLWGVISVLFSPCHLASIPLIVGYVGGQEKMVQPKQAGIYSVLFTTGLFITIALVGIACALLGRMLGDVGSYWQILVGMILIWVALGMLGVEKCTMSGEVLYKLNPKGKWGAFVLGLAYGVLSGSCTFGGRIPIFPVIPLALDCACLPSASGSSNALLYKMIAA; from the coding sequence ATGCTGGATTCTATATTTTTAACGGTGAATCAATGGATGACAGGCGGTGCCGCCATTGCTGCCGCAGGCTGCTTTTTGTGGGGGGTGATCAGTGTGTTGTTCAGCCCCTGCCATCTGGCGTCCATCCCTTTGATCGTCGGATATGTGGGCGGTCAGGAAAAAATGGTGCAGCCCAAACAGGCAGGCATCTATTCCGTTCTATTTACAACAGGGCTTTTTATCACCATTGCTTTGGTCGGCATTGCCTGCGCCCTGCTGGGGCGGATGCTGGGGGATGTGGGCAGCTACTGGCAGATCCTGGTCGGCATGATCCTGATCTGGGTGGCACTGGGAATGCTCGGCGTTGAAAAATGCACCATGTCAGGCGAGGTATTGTACAAGTTAAATCCCAAGGGAAAATGGGGGGCCTTTGTTCTCGGCCTTGCCTATGGTGTCTTGTCCGGGTCGTGCACATTCGGGGGGCGCATTCCCATTTTCCCGGTTATACCGCTGGCACTGGATTGTGCATGTTTGCCATCTGCTTCAGGCAGTTCCAACGCCCTGCTTTATAAAATGATCGCAGCATAA
- a CDS encoding thioredoxin family protein has protein sequence MLNHINKCIFLTAISVFLLAPMASARDFSKIPEIGKVTMVDLGAKKCIPCKKMAPIMVKLEKAYDGKADIIFIDVWENREQASRFKIWTIPTQIFFNKKGEEVYRHVGFLDEKPIINQMTKMGVDQPDL, from the coding sequence ATGTTGAACCATATAAATAAATGTATTTTTCTCACGGCTATTTCGGTTTTTCTGCTCGCTCCCATGGCGTCTGCCCGGGATTTTTCCAAAATTCCGGAAATAGGTAAGGTGACCATGGTCGACCTTGGGGCAAAAAAATGTATCCCCTGCAAGAAGATGGCACCGATTATGGTCAAACTTGAGAAGGCCTATGACGGAAAGGCCGACATCATTTTTATCGATGTGTGGGAAAATCGGGAGCAGGCGTCCAGGTTTAAGATCTGGACGATCCCGACCCAGATTTTTTTCAATAAAAAAGGGGAAGAGGTCTACCGCCACGTCGGTTTTTTGGATGAAAAACCCATTATCAACCAGATGACAAAAATGGGTGTTGATCAACCCGACCTGTAA
- a CDS encoding TM0996/MTH895 family glutaredoxin-like protein, whose protein sequence is MEIKVLGPGCAKCTKTEKLVREAVEETGVDASVEKVSDMMQIASYGVFGTPSVIVDGKVKCSGKVPKKADILSWLEK, encoded by the coding sequence ATGGAAATCAAAGTATTGGGACCTGGATGCGCCAAATGCACCAAGACTGAAAAACTGGTCCGGGAAGCTGTTGAGGAAACAGGGGTGGATGCCAGCGTGGAAAAGGTCAGTGATATGATGCAGATCGCCTCATACGGTGTTTTCGGCACCCCCTCGGTCATTGTGGACGGTAAGGTCAAATGTTCGGGAAAAGTGCCTAAAAAAGCAGATATATTGTCCTGGCTGGAAAAATAA
- a CDS encoding permease produces the protein MLTLFAGAAGLVLWWMIYRQLPGLSQWLTYNLLSIQQGSHLGDSIEFFLYDTPKVMMLLFLVVFGVGIIRSFFTPEKTRAFLSGKSEFAGNILAALLGIVTPFCSCSAVPLFIGFVTAGVPLGVTFSFLIAAPMVNEIALGLLYGLLGWKVAAIYMGTGLFVAISAGWVIGRLKLENHIEDWVIQANMADVEVEEEKLTWNDRFVYGWDAVKEIIGRVWIYVILGIAVGAGIHGFVPEGVMASIMGKGSWWSVPVSVLIGVPMYSNAAGVIPVVEALLGKGAALGSVLAFMMSVIALSLPEMVILRKVLKPRLIAVFVGVVACGILFVGYLFNILL, from the coding sequence ATGTTGACCCTTTTCGCGGGGGCAGCAGGCCTTGTCCTGTGGTGGATGATCTACAGGCAGCTGCCCGGATTATCCCAATGGCTGACCTATAATCTATTGTCAATTCAGCAGGGATCTCACCTGGGTGATTCCATAGAATTTTTTCTTTATGACACCCCTAAGGTGATGATGCTGCTCTTTCTGGTTGTTTTTGGCGTCGGCATTATCAGAAGTTTTTTTACACCGGAAAAAACCCGGGCATTCCTGTCCGGCAAAAGTGAGTTTGCAGGCAATATCCTGGCCGCACTTCTGGGCATTGTAACCCCCTTTTGCTCCTGCTCTGCAGTCCCCTTGTTTATCGGTTTTGTAACAGCAGGGGTTCCTCTGGGCGTGACCTTCTCCTTTCTTATTGCCGCCCCCATGGTCAATGAAATTGCCCTGGGGCTTTTATACGGGCTGCTGGGTTGGAAAGTTGCCGCCATTTACATGGGAACCGGTCTTTTTGTTGCCATATCAGCCGGGTGGGTGATTGGCCGGCTCAAGCTTGAAAATCATATCGAAGACTGGGTAATCCAGGCCAATATGGCTGATGTTGAGGTGGAAGAAGAAAAACTGACCTGGAATGACCGGTTTGTCTACGGGTGGGACGCCGTAAAAGAGATCATCGGCCGGGTCTGGATCTATGTTATTTTAGGTATTGCTGTGGGTGCAGGTATCCACGGTTTTGTTCCTGAAGGCGTTATGGCTTCCATCATGGGCAAGGGATCCTGGTGGTCTGTTCCTGTCTCTGTTCTGATCGGTGTCCCCATGTATTCAAATGCCGCAGGCGTTATCCCTGTTGTTGAGGCGCTTCTGGGCAAAGGTGCGGCACTGGGCTCTGTCCTTGCCTTCATGATGAGTGTAATTGCCCTGTCCCTGCCGGAAATGGTTATCCTGAGAAAAGTGCTTAAACCCCGATTGATCGCCGTATTTGTCGGTGTTGTGGCCTGCGGCATTCTTTTTGTGGGGTATTTGTTTAACATTCTTCTATAA
- a CDS encoding winged helix-turn-helix transcriptional regulator, protein MKIFIKVMKALSDSNRVKMIKMLQNRPLCVCEIKETLGIAQSTTSKHLKILEDAGLVRSFKDGLWVNYSLSDGSDSPFAANMIGNLKHWLDNEPEIKTLNEILPQIDRNDIVGKE, encoded by the coding sequence ATGAAAATTTTTATAAAAGTGATGAAAGCACTGTCCGATTCGAACCGGGTAAAAATGATAAAAATGCTGCAAAACCGCCCGCTTTGCGTCTGTGAAATCAAAGAAACCCTTGGAATTGCCCAATCCACGACAAGCAAACATTTGAAAATCCTTGAGGATGCAGGGCTGGTAAGAAGCTTCAAGGATGGATTGTGGGTCAATTATTCTCTGTCTGATGGCAGCGACTCGCCCTTTGCAGCGAATATGATTGGCAACCTGAAGCATTGGCTGGACAATGAACCTGAAATTAAAACATTGAATGAAATTTTGCCGCAAATTGATCGTAATGACATTGTCGGAAAAGAATAG
- a CDS encoding thioredoxin family protein, with the protein MEIKVLGAGCANCDKLEMSLMDLIQKMGVTANLEHVRDIKEIAGYGVMGSPALVINRKIKSAGSVPSKSKLEDFILEAAAQLDEQKKGNPLS; encoded by the coding sequence ATAGAAATCAAGGTGCTGGGAGCCGGGTGCGCGAATTGTGACAAACTTGAAATGTCTTTGATGGATTTGATCCAGAAAATGGGGGTTACAGCGAACCTGGAACATGTCAGAGACATAAAAGAGATTGCAGGCTACGGAGTGATGGGATCTCCGGCCCTTGTGATCAACCGGAAGATAAAATCTGCGGGATCTGTGCCGTCAAAGTCAAAGCTTGAGGATTTTATATTAGAGGCAGCAGCGCAATTGGATGAACAAAAAAAAGGGAACCCATTATCATGA
- a CDS encoding winged helix-turn-helix transcriptional regulator: protein MRNRQGINFYCFKNKYRLYLLAIWLIINSMGIIFMEKALALLKAVSDKNRLRILSVLLVHEELCACQITEFLQVAGATASRLLSQMVNSGVLQNRKQGRWVYFRLNREDALLPPLFKWIDRNLEHSTQVTQDLEALEKIQCVSCEDLSLKQRNGGS from the coding sequence GTGAGGAATCGTCAGGGTATCAATTTTTATTGTTTCAAAAATAAATATCGGTTATATTTATTAGCCATTTGGCTAATTATAAATTCAATGGGTATTATTTTTATGGAGAAAGCCCTGGCTTTGCTGAAGGCGGTATCAGACAAAAACCGGCTGAGGATATTGAGTGTTCTGTTGGTACACGAGGAATTATGTGCCTGTCAGATCACCGAATTTTTACAGGTTGCAGGGGCAACAGCATCCCGCCTCTTGAGCCAGATGGTCAATTCAGGTGTGCTTCAAAATCGTAAACAGGGAAGATGGGTATATTTCCGGTTAAACCGGGAGGATGCCTTGCTGCCCCCTCTTTTCAAGTGGATTGATCGCAACCTTGAGCACAGCACACAGGTGACACAGGACCTGGAAGCATTGGAAAAAATACAATGTGTTTCTTGTGAGGACTTAAGCCTGAAACAAAGAAATGGCGGTAGTTGA
- a CDS encoding arsenate reductase ArsC: MGEKLKLLFLCTGNSCRSQMAEGWTRKLKGDRIEAYSAGVETHGLNPDAVKVMAEAGVDIASHKSKLVNEFRDTELDAVITVCGHAHETCPYFPPRCKVYHVGFDDPPKMAQALAAKGESKERQLDCYRKIRDEIRTFVEKLPANISQ, from the coding sequence ATGGGCGAAAAACTCAAACTCCTATTTCTTTGCACGGGGAACTCATGCCGAAGTCAGATGGCCGAAGGCTGGACACGGAAATTAAAAGGCGACCGTATTGAGGCGTATTCAGCCGGTGTTGAAACACACGGTCTTAACCCCGATGCCGTAAAGGTGATGGCTGAAGCTGGAGTGGATATCGCAAGCCACAAATCAAAACTGGTAAATGAGTTCAGGGATACTGAGCTGGATGCCGTCATCACAGTATGCGGCCATGCCCATGAAACCTGTCCTTATTTTCCGCCCCGCTGCAAGGTTTACCATGTTGGTTTTGACGATCCGCCCAAAATGGCCCAGGCGCTTGCCGCAAAGGGGGAAAGCAAGGAACGGCAATTGGATTGCTATCGAAAAATCAGAGATGAAATACGGACATTTGTCGAAAAACTGCCTGCAAACATCAGTCAATAA
- the arsB gene encoding ACR3 family arsenite efflux transporter, with the protein MSINTNERKMTSLFERYLTVWVGLCIVGGILLGKVAPNLARTLDALSINVNNAPVVSIPIAVCLFFMMYPIMVKIDFSSVIKAGKSGKPVFLTLVLNWCVKPFTMYAIALFFLGFLLKSFIGTDAMDLVKMPFGLDLSVGSRHGAGLVVLQDGIKMLQIPLWRSYFAGCILLGIAPCTAMVLVWGYLSGGNDGLTLVMVALNSLTMLVLYGLLGGFLLGVGKLPIPWQALLLSVAIYVALPLVAGFLSRKWIIRAKGEPWFKEKFLGVLTPVTISALLLTLILLFSFKGEVITANPMTILWIAIPLFIQTILIFAIGYAAARVLKLKYEDAAPAAMIGASNHFEVAIATAVMLFGLSSGAALATVVGVLIEVPVMLMLVNFCKKTTHWFENE; encoded by the coding sequence ATGAGTATAAACACGAATGAACGCAAAATGACCAGCCTGTTTGAGCGCTATCTGACGGTCTGGGTTGGGTTGTGTATTGTCGGCGGTATTCTTCTGGGCAAAGTTGCTCCCAACCTTGCCAGAACACTGGACGCACTGTCCATCAATGTAAACAATGCTCCGGTTGTGTCCATACCCATTGCGGTCTGCCTGTTTTTCATGATGTATCCCATCATGGTAAAGATTGATTTTTCATCGGTCATCAAAGCCGGTAAAAGCGGGAAACCGGTGTTTTTGACCCTGGTTTTAAACTGGTGTGTCAAACCCTTTACCATGTATGCAATTGCCCTGTTTTTTTTAGGATTTCTTTTGAAATCATTTATAGGGACAGATGCAATGGACCTTGTGAAAATGCCCTTTGGCCTTGATCTGTCCGTTGGGTCCCGGCATGGGGCCGGCCTTGTCGTACTGCAGGACGGTATTAAAATGCTCCAGATTCCCTTGTGGCGAAGCTATTTTGCCGGATGTATTCTTTTGGGGATTGCGCCGTGCACTGCAATGGTTCTTGTATGGGGATATTTGTCAGGGGGCAATGACGGCTTGACCCTGGTCATGGTGGCATTGAATTCTCTTACAATGCTGGTGTTGTATGGTTTGCTCGGCGGCTTCCTGCTTGGCGTGGGCAAACTCCCCATTCCCTGGCAGGCGCTTTTATTGTCTGTGGCCATTTATGTGGCCCTGCCGCTTGTGGCCGGATTTTTATCAAGGAAATGGATCATCCGAGCAAAAGGAGAACCCTGGTTCAAGGAAAAATTTTTAGGGGTCCTGACTCCGGTGACAATCTCTGCCCTTTTATTGACCCTTATTTTATTGTTCAGCTTTAAAGGAGAAGTCATTACGGCAAATCCAATGACCATTCTCTGGATAGCCATTCCCCTTTTCATTCAGACAATATTGATCTTTGCCATTGGGTATGCAGCGGCCAGGGTTTTAAAATTGAAATATGAAGATGCAGCCCCTGCTGCCATGATCGGGGCATCCAATCATTTTGAAGTCGCCATTGCAACTGCCGTTATGCTGTTCGGCCTGTCTTCCGGTGCCGCCCTTGCCACAGTGGTTGGCGTACTGATCGAAGTGCCGGTCATGCTGATGCTGGTCAACTTCTGCAAGAAAACCACCCATTGGTTTGAAAATGAATAA
- a CDS encoding TetR/AcrR family transcriptional regulator yields the protein MTRRDDSKAETRELILKTARLLFWEKGVEKCTIRKIAKEAGVSPASVIVHFKNKTALLEATLNEEIETNIAKTLPNLPTDQDLSGMFRYIVSRMLAVYDKNRDLYRILIRDTYYETRHGSSSIARLDEKYIQFIMEMIEREKGKGYFRKDLDSNLAASSILYLYMGVLRKFLIDPEFSVADAESTIAVMFQQLISGFLSHGEKQ from the coding sequence ATGACACGAAGAGATGACTCAAAGGCGGAAACCCGGGAGCTGATCCTAAAAACAGCACGGCTCCTGTTCTGGGAAAAGGGTGTGGAGAAATGCACGATCCGTAAAATTGCAAAGGAGGCGGGCGTCTCTCCGGCTTCTGTTATCGTTCACTTCAAAAACAAGACCGCCCTGCTTGAAGCAACCCTTAACGAGGAAATTGAAACCAACATAGCCAAAACCCTGCCCAATCTGCCCACGGATCAGGATTTATCAGGGATGTTCAGGTATATCGTGTCCAGAATGCTTGCGGTTTATGATAAAAATCGGGATCTTTACCGCATTTTGATACGGGATACCTATTATGAAACTCGCCACGGCAGTTCTTCAATTGCGAGGCTGGATGAGAAATACATTCAATTTATCATGGAAATGATTGAGCGGGAAAAGGGCAAAGGGTATTTCAGGAAAGATCTTGATTCGAATCTTGCGGCCTCGTCCATTCTTTACCTCTATATGGGTGTGCTCAGAAAATTTCTCATCGATCCTGAATTCAGTGTGGCTGATGCCGAATCAACCATTGCCGTAATGTTTCAGCAATTAATCTCAGGGTTTTTATCCCATGGGGAGAAACAATGA
- a CDS encoding MMPL family transporter: MKNINNKCETLFRGFTAFIYEKKYLALTIMLAVTVALAGQLDKITIDTRDESFFHEDDPILVAYNDFKEKFGQDEIFIIAIEPDQGLNKAFFNTLYRLHHELKETVPYIDDITSLVNARIVRGEKDTIYVEDLFQRPPQTEDDVGRIKKLIDHFPLYENFLVSGDRSMVSIIIKAMAIKGAAPDTLMEGFDQEEVLPDADRYLGNAESMEMTRAIQGVIGKYQDLGHKFYFTGTPAVVSALQTGIEKDLAAIMPLSMLLIVFFLTLLYKRVSGVIFPLLIVVLSLLGTFGFMAAAGFPITMVSQILPSFLLIVGIADSVHILTIFYRNYQTCRDKKQAVVNAVGLAGMPVLMTSITTGCGLLSFAWADVATVAELGVVAPVGVLFAFVYSLVLLPAFIAIFPIKQKKVSVSSSNLTDAVFIWIARITTQRPYAVTLIFSLVVVLAFYSALSVRFSHNISTMFPGDSDIRIATERLDSVNGGSVMLEALVNTGRKNGLHDPEFLARMDQAVSAITNLEVAGIQAGKTWALPDVLKETNRALNEDQNSAYAVPENQKLIAQELILFESSGSDDLEDFTDSNYRVGRFSIMAPFSDAILYADYTKKLTEYLTGQFPDALVVLTGKIQLFSRLVDNALGTMAKSYCFALVIITLLMIVMIVMIVMIGHVRICLMSMVANVVPLICILGVMGARGINIDLSTMLVGSLVLGIIVDDTIHFLHHFKRAFEVTQDVERAVRETLLTTGRALFITSMVLCGGFFIYMVGSLANNVRFGVISGTAVIFALLADFFLVPALLSILYPRKIHGVII, from the coding sequence ATGAAAAACATCAACAACAAATGTGAAACTCTCTTCCGCGGTTTCACGGCGTTTATATATGAAAAGAAGTACCTGGCCCTTACTATCATGCTCGCAGTGACGGTGGCCCTTGCGGGGCAGCTTGACAAAATCACCATTGACACCCGTGACGAAAGCTTCTTTCACGAGGATGATCCGATCCTGGTGGCTTATAATGATTTCAAAGAAAAATTTGGACAGGATGAAATCTTTATCATCGCCATTGAGCCTGACCAGGGGCTAAACAAGGCCTTTTTCAACACCCTGTACCGTCTGCACCATGAGCTCAAGGAAACCGTTCCCTACATTGATGACATCACAAGTCTTGTGAACGCAAGGATTGTCAGGGGAGAAAAGGACACAATTTACGTTGAGGACCTTTTCCAAAGACCCCCACAGACGGAGGATGATGTGGGCAGGATCAAAAAGCTTATCGATCATTTCCCTTTGTATGAGAATTTTCTTGTGTCAGGTGACCGGTCCATGGTCTCCATCATCATCAAGGCCATGGCCATAAAGGGTGCTGCACCCGACACCCTTATGGAAGGGTTTGACCAGGAAGAGGTGCTCCCGGATGCAGACCGCTATTTGGGCAACGCCGAAAGCATGGAGATGACCCGGGCGATCCAGGGTGTTATCGGTAAATATCAGGACCTAGGCCATAAGTTTTATTTTACGGGAACACCGGCTGTGGTCTCGGCACTGCAGACCGGCATTGAAAAAGATCTTGCCGCTATCATGCCCCTTTCCATGCTGCTCATCGTTTTTTTCCTCACTCTTCTTTACAAAAGAGTGTCAGGGGTCATTTTCCCCCTGCTCATTGTCGTGCTCTCTTTATTAGGTACTTTCGGGTTTATGGCAGCTGCTGGTTTCCCCATCACCATGGTCAGCCAGATACTGCCGTCCTTTCTGCTGATTGTCGGCATTGCAGACTCGGTCCACATCCTGACAATTTTCTATAGGAATTACCAAACCTGCCGTGATAAAAAACAGGCCGTCGTTAATGCTGTAGGGCTTGCGGGTATGCCCGTTCTTATGACGAGCATCACAACGGGCTGCGGACTTTTATCCTTTGCCTGGGCCGACGTGGCAACCGTAGCGGAACTGGGGGTTGTCGCCCCTGTCGGGGTATTATTTGCCTTTGTCTATTCCCTCGTTCTTTTGCCGGCCTTTATCGCCATTTTTCCAATCAAACAAAAGAAGGTCTCCGTCAGCAGCAGTAACCTCACGGACGCGGTCTTTATCTGGATCGCCAGAATTACCACCCAGCGTCCCTATGCCGTAACCCTCATTTTCAGCCTTGTCGTGGTGCTTGCCTTCTACAGCGCATTATCCGTCCGGTTTTCCCATAATATTTCCACCATGTTCCCCGGGGATTCAGATATTCGTATCGCCACAGAACGGCTTGATTCGGTGAACGGTGGATCGGTAATGCTGGAGGCATTGGTGAATACCGGCAGGAAAAACGGCCTCCATGATCCTGAGTTTCTTGCCCGTATGGACCAGGCTGTTTCAGCTATCACCAACCTTGAGGTTGCAGGTATTCAGGCCGGGAAGACCTGGGCCCTTCCCGACGTGCTCAAAGAGACAAACAGGGCCCTGAATGAGGATCAAAACAGCGCCTATGCGGTCCCTGAAAACCAGAAGCTCATTGCCCAGGAACTGATCCTTTTTGAGTCCAGCGGCAGTGATGACCTGGAGGATTTCACCGACAGCAACTACCGTGTCGGGCGATTCTCGATAATGGCCCCGTTCTCCGATGCCATCCTGTATGCCGACTACACCAAAAAGCTTACGGAATATCTGACCGGGCAGTTTCCCGACGCCTTGGTGGTGCTGACGGGAAAAATCCAGCTTTTCTCAAGACTCGTCGACAATGCCCTGGGTACCATGGCCAAAAGTTACTGCTTTGCCCTGGTGATCATCACCCTCTTGATGATCGTCATGATCGTCATGATCGTCATGATCGGACATGTCCGGATCTGCCTGATGAGCATGGTGGCCAATGTCGTCCCTCTGATCTGCATCCTCGGGGTGATGGGCGCACGAGGCATCAACATTGATTTGAGCACAATGCTTGTGGGCAGCCTGGTCCTAGGGATCATTGTTGATGATACGATTCATTTTCTCCATCATTTCAAACGGGCCTTTGAGGTTACACAGGATGTGGAACGTGCGGTCCGGGAAACCCTGCTGACCACAGGCCGTGCCCTTTTCATTACAAGCATGGTGCTCTGCGGCGGTTTTTTTATTTATATGGTCGGCTCTCTGGCAAACAATGTCCGGTTCGGGGTAATCAGCGGGACTGCCGTCATCTTTGCCCTGCTGGCCGACTTTTTTTTGGTGCCGGCCCTTCTGAGCATCCTATATCCACGTAAAATTCATGGGGTAATCATATGA